A region of the Methylomagnum ishizawai genome:
CCAAGGTGGTCAGCACTTGGTGGTGCAAGGTCACGGTCCAGGCGCTGCACAGCCGTTCGCGCATGGCGGGATCGACGGGTTGCAGCGAGTCGTTCCAATCGCCGTGCCCATAGGCCGCCAGCCGGGTGCCGGGAATCCGGCGGCGGGCGATGACTTCGAGGGCGCGTTCGACATGGATATCCAGGGTGGCGCGTTCGGCTTTTTCCTCGCCCTCCGGGTGGAAGAACGGCAAAATCTCGTTGATGAAACCGGCGTCCCCGCTCGCCAAAAGATATTGTCCCAGCGCCAACAGCGGCCAGAACACGATATCGCCATGCGAATCCTCCGGCCTGATGCCGCGCTCGCGCTCGAAGAACATGAACCATTGCGGCCAATCGCCGTCCGGGTTCTGGTTCTTGAACACCCGGACCAGGAGGTCGCGGATCGGCGCGGTTTGGCCCAGGGCCAGCAGCAATTCCACCGGGCCTTGGGACACATCGCGGGTGCCCCAGCCGCCGCCGGAATACTGTTCCAGGCCACGCGGGCTGAGATAGTGGATCAAGGCGTTATGGGCGAACCAGGGCAGGATTTCCACAAGACCGGCCAGTTCCGCGGCCAGGGGGCTGTTTTCGGGCGGATGGACGCGCAAGCCGCCCGTCATCGCCGCCCAATAGGTGTCGGAATCGGTCGTGCTGGCGTCGGCCAGCGCGGTCTCGACGGAGGTGAGGTGCCCGGTGATCCGCAGGCGCTGCTCTGGTGCCGGTGCCAGGACCAGGCACAGGAACGGCTGGTCGCGGGATAACCCGTCGGCGTACAGCAGTTCATCTCCGCCGACCCGCTCCAACACCGTGCCCGGTAGTGGATCGACCCGGAAGCCGCCTTCCGGGAAGCGGCGGCCCACATCGCTGTCAGGGAGGGCCTGGACGAACACGCCTTCCTCGTCCTGGACGAAACTGGCCGGTCCCGGCACCGCGCCATCGTCGCCATTCAGCGCGATGTGGTGGGTGACGAGGCATCTCGGGGCCGGTCCCGAGCGCACGATCAGGGCCAGCCCCAATTCATGGCGTTGGGCCGGGGCGGTGGCGCGGACTTCGAGCAAGCCGTCGGCGTGGCGATAAAACCAGCGGCAGCCGTCCGGGCTGATTTCGTAGGCCGAGGGCAGGTCCAGCAAGCGCCAGCCTTCCGCCAACTCCACGAACACCCGTTGCCCGTGCGAGCGGAACAGCCCGAGATAGCTATGGGTGGTCGAGAGGAAACGGTTGATGCTGACATGGCCCTGGGTCAACATCGAATGGAACACGCCGTTCATCCAGGTGGTGGAGGTGAGGGCGGTTTCGTCCGGCGTGGGCAAGGCTCCGGTGCGGAGGATATGGCCGTGGGGCCGCAACACCTTCAGCTCCTTGGCTTTCAGTACCACATGGCGGCGCTCGCCATGGAAGAAGGACAGGATTTGGCCGTCCGCATCCCGTTCGACTGCCCGGAGATCGGTCCCGAACAAGGCGGCGAGGGTCTCGGCGTCGAGGTCCAGCGCGGCCAGCGGCGGCGCGGTGGCGAACAGGCTGGGGCAGGGCGGGGCGCTGCCGTCCGGCGGCGCGGCGGCTGCGGGAGCCTGGGCTTCCGGCAGGGCCAGCAGGGTATCGACAAAGTCCAAATCCGCCGTCGCGGTCGCCGCCGGATGATCCGCCACGAAACCGCCGAAAAAGCCGCGTTCGACCCGTTGTCCCGGTTCCAGCCGGCAGGGCGCGTCCTGGATCGCCGCCATCGAATGCTCATGCTGGCGGCGGCTGCCGGGCAAGCCTTGGGCGAGTCCCGTCGGCATGGCTCCGGCCCGGTGGGCCAGTCCGTGGACTTGCAGGGCGTCGGTGGCGTAGTCCGCGCCCCGGCCCAGGCTGCCGACCAGGCTCCAAGGATGGCGGCCCGCCATGGCTTGGTTCTGCCGCGAAGCCACGACCCAGCCGCGTTCCCGATGCTCCAGCGGCGTGTGGTCCACGTATTGGCTGACGTAGTATTCATTCAGCCGTACCGTGCCATACTGGGCCAGCCCCACATCCTGGGCATGGATCAAGTCCAGTTCCGCCGCCGTGTCGCCGGTATTTTCCAGGGCGATATGCCAGAACCACGCGGGCAGGGCCGCGGCCAGCGCCAGCGTCACCGTGTAGCGGAGGCCGCGCCATTCGCCTTGTAGCCGCAGGCGTTCTCCCTCCTGCCAGACCACGCCCCCGCCGCCCGGACCCAGCAGCGGCACCGCCTCGACCGTCGCGCCCAGCCGGCGTAGATACAGATTGGCCGGACCGCCCTCGACCGCGTTGCCGGGAAACAAATTCAGCAGGATATCGCCGTGGTCGATGCGGTGGAGCGAACCGTCGGCGTTGAATCGGAACGCGAGGCCGGACGGGCTGGCGATGCGGAAGGTCTGGGCGGTTGGCAAGGCATTCATAGGCTGTTTCCTTGTTGTGGCGGTTGGCGTTGGGGACGGGGGCGGCCTTGTCTGGCCCGCTTCATCATAGAAGCTATCCTTCACGGGCGACAGCCGCGGCTTTGCCGTATACGCCCGTTGGGGCCGCTGGAGTCCAAAGCTTGCTTTGGAAACCACGCCCGACCCAGGCGAGCTTTGGATTCCAAACGGTTTAGCGGATACCAAATCCGCGCTTTCCGTATTGAAAGCCTTCAAAAAACCGGCGTACCCTTGCCGCCGGATCGCAAAAACCACACATCCCAGGAGGGACTCATGTCGGATACCGCACAAGCCAATGCCAGCATCGCCGCTTTTGGTCCGGCCCGCGCCACCGTGGCCGGTGCGCCCCTAAGCCCCGAAGAATTGCGCCAAACCCATGCCTTCTGGCGGGCTTGCAATTACCTCGCCCTGGGCATGATCTACCTCCAGGACAATCCCCTGCTGCGCGAGCCGCTCAAGCCGGCGCATATCAAGAACCGCCTCTTGGGCCATTGGGGCGCGAGTCCGGCCCTGGCCTTCGCCTACACCCATCTCAACCGCGCCATCAAGCAATACGATCTCGACGCCATCTTCCTGGCGGGGCCGGGCCATGGAGCGCCCGGTGTGCTGGGTCCGGTGTACCTCGAAGGCAGTTATTCCGAAATCTACCCCGACAAGAGCCTGGACGAAGAAGGCTTGCTGGCTTTCTTCAAGCAATTCTCTTTCCCCGGCGGCATCGGCAGTCATTGCACCCCGGAAACCCCCGGTTCCATCCACGAGGGCGGCGAACTGGGCTATGTGCTGTCCCACGCCTGCGGGGCGGCGTTCGATAATCCGGGGCTGATCGTGGCGGCGGTGGTCGGCGATGGCGAGGCCGAGACCGGGCCCTTGGCGACCTCCTGGCATATCAACAAATACCTCAACCCGGCCCGCGACGGCGCGGTGCTGCCGATCCTCAACCTCAACGGCTACAAGATCAACAATCCCACCCTGTTGGCCCGCATCGGCCATGCCGAGTTGCAAAAGCTGTTCGAGGGCTACGGCTGGACGCCGTATTTCGTGGAAGGCTCCGACTCCGACACCATGCACCAGGCCATGGCGGCGACTATCGACCGCTGCGTCGAGGACATCCGCGCCATCCGGGCCACGGCCCGCGCCGGGGGTCCGGTCCGCCGCCCGCACTGGCCCATGATCGTGCTGCGCAGCCCCAAGGGCTGGACCGCGCCCGGCGAGATCGACGGCCACAAGGTCGAGGGTTTCTGGCGCGCCCATCAGGTGCCCATCGCCGATGTGAAGAAGAAACCCCAACACCTCAAACTGCTGGAAGACTGGATGCGCAGCTACCGGCCGGAAGAATTATTCGACGCCGACGGTGCTCCGGTCCCGGAACTCCGCGCCTACGCCCCGGCCGGCAACCGCCGCATGGGGTCCAATCCCCACGCCAATGGCGGCTTGCTCAAGAAGGCGCTCAGGATGCCGGATTTCCGCGATTACGCCCTCGCGGTCGAGCAGCCGGGCCGGATCGAGGCCGAGAACACCCGGCCCTTGGGCGTGTTCCTGCGCGATATCATGCAGGCCAATATGAAGAACTTCCGGGTGTTCGGCCCGGACGAGAACACCTCGAACAAGCTCGACGCGGTGTACGAGGCCGCCAAGAAATTCTGGATCGCCGAGTATTTCCCCGAGGACGCCGACGGCACCGAGATGGACACCGAGGGCCGGGTGCTGGAGATGCTGAGCGAGCACACCCTGGAAGGCATGTTGGAGGGTTATTTGCTGACCGGGCGGCATGGCTTTTTTTCCACCTATGAAGCCTTCGTCCATGTCATCGATTCCATGTTCAACCAGCACGCCAAATGGCTGTCGATCTGCAACCATCTGTCGTGGCGGGCGGGCATCGCCTCGCTGAACCTGCTCATCACCTCCACCGTGTGGCGGCAGGACCATAACGGCTTCACCCACCAAGACCCCGGTTTCCTCGACGTGGTGGTCAACAAGAGCGCCGAAGTGACCCGCATCTATCTGCCGCCCGATGTGAATTGCCTGCTGTCGGTGGCCGACCATTGCCTCAGGAGCGAAAACTACGTCAATGTCATCGTGTGCGATAAGCAGAACC
Encoded here:
- a CDS encoding GH36-type glycosyl hydrolase domain-containing protein; this translates as MNALPTAQTFRIASPSGLAFRFNADGSLHRIDHGDILLNLFPGNAVEGGPANLYLRRLGATVEAVPLLGPGGGGVVWQEGERLRLQGEWRGLRYTVTLALAAALPAWFWHIALENTGDTAAELDLIHAQDVGLAQYGTVRLNEYYVSQYVDHTPLEHRERGWVVASRQNQAMAGRHPWSLVGSLGRGADYATDALQVHGLAHRAGAMPTGLAQGLPGSRRQHEHSMAAIQDAPCRLEPGQRVERGFFGGFVADHPAATATADLDFVDTLLALPEAQAPAAAAPPDGSAPPCPSLFATAPPLAALDLDAETLAALFGTDLRAVERDADGQILSFFHGERRHVVLKAKELKVLRPHGHILRTGALPTPDETALTSTTWMNGVFHSMLTQGHVSINRFLSTTHSYLGLFRSHGQRVFVELAEGWRLLDLPSAYEISPDGCRWFYRHADGLLEVRATAPAQRHELGLALIVRSGPAPRCLVTHHIALNGDDGAVPGPASFVQDEEGVFVQALPDSDVGRRFPEGGFRVDPLPGTVLERVGGDELLYADGLSRDQPFLCLVLAPAPEQRLRITGHLTSVETALADASTTDSDTYWAAMTGGLRVHPPENSPLAAELAGLVEILPWFAHNALIHYLSPRGLEQYSGGGWGTRDVSQGPVELLLALGQTAPIRDLLVRVFKNQNPDGDWPQWFMFFERERGIRPEDSHGDIVFWPLLALGQYLLASGDAGFINEILPFFHPEGEEKAERATLDIHVERALEVIARRRIPGTRLAAYGHGDWNDSLQPVDPAMRERLCSAWTVTLHHQVLTTLAQALRRLGHDLPAGRFERGAEAVLKDFQKLLIVDGVLAGYAYFHEDGRIDYLLHPRDGQTGLHYSLLPMIHAIANGLLRPDQARKHLDIIRAHLSGPDGARLFDRPMAYRGGPQRFFQRAESSTYFGREIGLMYTHAHLRYAEALARLGEAEPFFAALCLAHPIGIAARVPGARPRQANCYYSSSDADFTDRYQAYAEYGKALRGEIGLEGGWRVYSSGAGIGLGLIVRGLFGIQREDSALVIDPVLPAALDGLRVDTQVAGRPLTLRYRVGTRGCGVEALSLNGSALAFERTANPYRPGGAAIPMADLVLRLVEGSNELAVGIG
- a CDS encoding phosphoketolase family protein, which produces MSDTAQANASIAAFGPARATVAGAPLSPEELRQTHAFWRACNYLALGMIYLQDNPLLREPLKPAHIKNRLLGHWGASPALAFAYTHLNRAIKQYDLDAIFLAGPGHGAPGVLGPVYLEGSYSEIYPDKSLDEEGLLAFFKQFSFPGGIGSHCTPETPGSIHEGGELGYVLSHACGAAFDNPGLIVAAVVGDGEAETGPLATSWHINKYLNPARDGAVLPILNLNGYKINNPTLLARIGHAELQKLFEGYGWTPYFVEGSDSDTMHQAMAATIDRCVEDIRAIRATARAGGPVRRPHWPMIVLRSPKGWTAPGEIDGHKVEGFWRAHQVPIADVKKKPQHLKLLEDWMRSYRPEELFDADGAPVPELRAYAPAGNRRMGSNPHANGGLLKKALRMPDFRDYALAVEQPGRIEAENTRPLGVFLRDIMQANMKNFRVFGPDENTSNKLDAVYEAAKKFWIAEYFPEDADGTEMDTEGRVLEMLSEHTLEGMLEGYLLTGRHGFFSTYEAFVHVIDSMFNQHAKWLSICNHLSWRAGIASLNLLITSTVWRQDHNGFTHQDPGFLDVVVNKSAEVTRIYLPPDVNCLLSVADHCLRSENYVNVIVCDKQNHLQYLDMESAIVHCTKGIGLWDWASNDQGVEPDVVIASAGDIPTKEALAAVAMLRAEFPDLKLRFVNVVDLFKLQPDTEHPHGLSDRDFDSLFTVDKPIIFNFHGYPWLIHRLAYRRTNHKNLHVRGYKEKGNINTPLELAINNQIDRFSLAIDVIDRVPRLHVAGAHAKEKFKNRQLACRHYAYAHGTDLPEVADWRWED